Proteins encoded in a region of the Niveispirillum cyanobacteriorum genome:
- a CDS encoding alpha/beta hydrolase gives MATRSTLKPLLLGACLLALSPLPALATDPAPVAQVAMPDTETWDIQAAHGQTYRIFVSRPQGEAPKDGYPVLYVLDGNAMFAGFAEARRIQSVYRDGQDKMIVVGIGYPGDTPYDPRRMGDFTAPIATPALKALYKEFPAGGRDQFVAFLIDQLRPEIAKRYNIHPVRQSLYGHSLGGLFALHMLYSRPGAFHTIIAASPSIWWDNQAIVAEEPAFRARLEKEPALGRGTRLLMLTGEREETEVTVTDSAALAKRLEPLSAYGLRSSYKVLDGETHVTVPARSVTMVLRAVMQWP, from the coding sequence ATGGCAACCCGTTCGACCCTGAAGCCGCTGCTGCTGGGGGCGTGCCTGCTGGCCTTGTCCCCGCTGCCCGCCCTGGCAACGGACCCGGCGCCGGTGGCACAGGTCGCCATGCCTGACACGGAGACCTGGGACATCCAGGCGGCCCACGGCCAGACCTACCGTATCTTTGTCTCCAGGCCCCAGGGCGAAGCGCCCAAGGATGGCTATCCGGTCCTGTATGTGCTGGACGGCAATGCCATGTTCGCCGGCTTCGCGGAGGCGCGGCGCATCCAGAGCGTCTATAGGGACGGTCAGGACAAGATGATCGTGGTGGGCATCGGCTATCCCGGTGACACACCCTATGACCCGCGCCGCATGGGCGATTTCACCGCCCCCATCGCCACTCCGGCCCTGAAGGCGCTGTACAAGGAATTCCCGGCCGGCGGGCGTGACCAGTTCGTGGCTTTCCTTATTGATCAGCTACGACCGGAGATCGCGAAGCGCTATAACATCCATCCGGTGCGCCAGTCGCTCTACGGTCATTCGCTGGGCGGGCTGTTCGCGCTGCATATGCTGTATTCCCGTCCCGGTGCCTTTCACACCATCATCGCGGCCAGCCCGTCGATCTGGTGGGATAACCAGGCCATCGTCGCGGAAGAACCGGCCTTCAGGGCCAGGCTGGAAAAGGAACCGGCCCTGGGCCGGGGCACCCGCCTGCTGATGCTGACCGGCGAGCGGGAGGAGACAGAGGTGACCGTCACCGACAGTGCAGCCCTGGCCAAGCGACTGGAGCCGCTGTCAGCCTATGGACTGCGCAGCAGTTACAAGGTGCTGGATGGTGAAACCCATGTCACCGTGCCGGCCCGGTCGGTAACCATGGTGCTACGCGCGGTGATGCAGTGGCCGTGA